In Gimesia sp., the following are encoded in one genomic region:
- a CDS encoding response regulator — MNTSPQKRVLIIDDDEGLTEPLQLAIEAEGYEVLTAHDGNEGLMKIERDAPDLVLLDLVMPRRSGFAVLDSIINNKQRAPKIVMVTGNSEPKYRELALDRGVDRFIPKPYHIEDLVQTVKELLTTE; from the coding sequence ATGAACACTTCTCCTCAAAAACGTGTCCTCATCATCGACGATGACGAGGGTCTTACAGAGCCTTTACAGCTGGCCATCGAAGCAGAAGGGTATGAGGTGCTCACCGCCCACGATGGCAACGAAGGCCTGATGAAAATCGAACGCGACGCCCCCGACCTGGTCCTCCTCGACCTGGTCATGCCCCGCCGCAGCGGATTTGCTGTCCTCGACAGCATCATCAACAACAAGCAGCGGGCCCCCAAAATCGTCATGGTCACCGGCAACAGCGAACCCAAATACCGCGAACTCGCCCTCGACCGCGGCGTCGACCGCTTCATCCCCAAACCCTACCACATCGAAGACCTCGTACAGACAGTCAAAGAACTGCTCACGACAGAGTAA
- a CDS encoding adenylosuccinate synthase, with protein MSATSVIGLQWGDEAKGKIVDLLSEQHEIVVRYLGGNNAGHTVKFDGKTYKLSLLPAGVLNPNVTSVITGGVVINPKAFLQEVASIVEQNGPIDPSRLLISDRAHVIFPYHMQEESIFEKSRKENAIGTTMRGIGTCYRDKASRTHAIRMGDLMRPDFFRARLEEIVAYKSKIFQALDPEAEPLNVDAIFEEYCGYAETLKPHVVDTSAYLLKAVAEQKKILFEGAQGSLLDIDHGTFPYVTSSNSSGCGIHNGSGVSERYISKMIGVVKAYTTRVGGGPFVTELHDEIGQRIRDVGNEYGTVTGRPRRCGWFDAVATRYGANISGVDCIAVMLLDVLSGLDELKVCEAYDVNGTHVTDFPSHILDLEQAKPVYRTIPGWKEDITGIRKMEDLPENAIAYIKAIEDIIGKPVEIVSVGPDREQTILLK; from the coding sequence GTGTCAGCGACGTCGGTAATCGGGTTACAGTGGGGCGATGAAGCCAAGGGCAAAATTGTAGACTTACTCTCCGAGCAACACGAGATCGTGGTGCGTTACCTGGGGGGCAATAATGCAGGCCACACAGTCAAATTTGACGGCAAGACCTATAAACTCTCCCTGCTGCCGGCAGGGGTGCTGAATCCGAATGTCACCTCCGTCATTACCGGCGGGGTGGTGATCAATCCCAAGGCGTTTCTGCAGGAAGTCGCCTCTATCGTTGAACAGAACGGTCCGATTGATCCCAGCCGGCTGTTGATCAGTGACCGGGCCCACGTGATCTTCCCGTATCATATGCAGGAAGAGAGTATTTTCGAAAAGAGCCGCAAAGAGAACGCGATCGGCACGACCATGCGGGGCATCGGGACCTGCTATCGTGATAAAGCGAGTCGGACCCACGCCATTCGGATGGGCGATCTGATGCGTCCTGACTTTTTCCGGGCCCGTCTGGAAGAAATCGTGGCTTATAAAAGTAAGATTTTCCAGGCCCTCGATCCCGAAGCAGAACCGTTGAACGTCGATGCGATCTTTGAAGAGTATTGCGGTTACGCCGAGACGCTGAAACCGCATGTCGTTGATACCAGTGCTTATCTGCTGAAAGCGGTTGCCGAGCAGAAGAAGATTCTGTTCGAAGGGGCCCAGGGGAGCCTGCTGGATATTGACCACGGGACCTTTCCGTACGTGACTTCTTCCAACAGTTCCGGCTGCGGGATTCACAACGGCAGTGGCGTTTCCGAGCGTTACATCAGCAAGATGATCGGCGTGGTGAAAGCCTATACAACACGCGTGGGCGGTGGTCCGTTCGTGACGGAACTGCACGATGAGATCGGGCAGCGGATTCGCGACGTGGGAAATGAATACGGAACTGTCACCGGACGTCCGCGGCGGTGCGGGTGGTTTGACGCTGTCGCAACCCGTTACGGGGCGAATATCAGTGGCGTCGACTGCATTGCCGTCATGCTGCTGGACGTACTGAGTGGTCTGGATGAGCTCAAGGTCTGCGAAGCTTACGACGTGAACGGCACGCACGTCACCGACTTCCCGAGCCACATTCTGGATCTGGAGCAGGCCAAGCCCGTGTATCGCACGATTCCCGGCTGGAAAGAAGATATCACCGGCATCCGCAAGATGGAGGATCTGCCCGAGAATGCGATCGCGTACATCAAGGCGATCGAAGATATCATCGGCAAGCCGGTTGAGATTGTCTCTGTCGGACCCGACCGGGAACAGACGATTCTGCTGAAGTAG
- a CDS encoding RbsD/FucU domain-containing protein, giving the protein MLNGIPPIISPDLMYVLMKMGHGDDIVLADGNFPADSHAQRIIRLDGHGVPEILSALLPFFPLDTFVDQPAGLMNPVDDQAAEPPIWQTYRELIHQYDDRAPELEKIERFEFYERARQAYAIIATSETALYANLILKKGVVVE; this is encoded by the coding sequence ATGCTCAATGGAATTCCTCCCATCATCTCCCCCGACCTGATGTACGTTCTGATGAAAATGGGACATGGCGACGACATCGTCCTCGCTGACGGTAACTTCCCCGCCGACTCCCACGCCCAGCGTATCATCCGCCTCGATGGTCACGGCGTCCCTGAAATCCTCTCCGCCCTGCTCCCGTTCTTCCCCCTCGATACGTTCGTCGATCAGCCCGCCGGCCTGATGAACCCCGTCGACGACCAGGCAGCCGAGCCTCCCATCTGGCAGACCTACCGCGAACTGATTCATCAGTACGATGACCGCGCTCCAGAGCTGGAAAAAATCGAACGCTTCGAATTCTACGAACGCGCCCGCCAGGCCTATGCCATCATCGCCACCAGCGAAACCGCCCTGTACGCCAATCTGATTCTGAAAAAAGGCGTCGTCGTCGAATAA
- the sucC gene encoding ADP-forming succinate--CoA ligase subunit beta, which yields MKIHEYQAKQLFREVGIPVPEGIVAKTVDEAVAAFEKLDRPLVVVKSQIHAGGRGKGRFKEHPEQAGVVLARSADEVRENAERMLGSTLVTVQTGEEGKQVNTLFIEQGLDIAKELYLGCVIDREAGGPVMILSTEGGMEIEVVAEESPEKILSEPFSIHTGLLGFQARKLAFKLGMEGKTVRHAEKFLCQMSRFFIDNDCSMTEINPLVITGEGELVALDAKVTFDENAIFRHKPFDELRDLTEEDPAEVQAGDAGLSYVKLDGNIGCLVNGAGLAMSTMDLIKHHGGEPANFLDVGGGANVDQVTEAFRIILADDNVKAVLVNIFGGIMKCDTIVTALLEAYEKVGFTVPLVVRLEGTNVDTARKMLAESGRDIISANDLTDAAQKVVATLSS from the coding sequence ATGAAAATTCACGAATATCAGGCCAAACAGTTGTTTCGCGAAGTCGGGATTCCCGTACCTGAGGGAATCGTAGCGAAGACCGTCGATGAAGCGGTGGCCGCATTTGAAAAACTGGATCGTCCGCTGGTGGTTGTGAAGTCACAAATCCACGCAGGGGGCCGCGGAAAAGGTCGTTTCAAGGAACATCCGGAGCAGGCTGGTGTGGTACTGGCTCGTTCTGCGGATGAAGTTCGCGAGAACGCGGAACGCATGCTGGGATCGACCCTCGTGACCGTGCAGACCGGGGAAGAAGGCAAACAGGTCAACACACTGTTCATCGAGCAGGGACTGGACATTGCCAAAGAGCTTTACCTGGGATGCGTGATTGACCGCGAAGCAGGCGGCCCGGTGATGATTCTCTCAACCGAAGGTGGTATGGAGATCGAAGTCGTCGCCGAAGAGTCTCCGGAAAAAATCCTGAGCGAGCCGTTCTCGATTCACACCGGACTGCTCGGTTTCCAGGCCCGCAAACTGGCATTCAAGCTGGGAATGGAAGGCAAAACGGTTCGTCATGCAGAGAAGTTCCTCTGCCAGATGAGCCGTTTTTTCATTGATAACGACTGCAGCATGACCGAAATCAACCCGCTGGTGATCACCGGCGAAGGTGAACTGGTTGCACTGGACGCGAAGGTGACGTTCGACGAGAACGCGATCTTCCGTCACAAACCATTCGACGAACTGCGGGACCTGACCGAAGAAGATCCTGCGGAAGTACAGGCGGGTGATGCCGGTCTGAGCTACGTCAAGCTGGACGGCAACATCGGCTGTCTGGTGAACGGGGCTGGTCTGGCGATGAGCACCATGGACCTGATTAAGCATCATGGTGGTGAGCCGGCTAACTTCCTGGACGTGGGCGGCGGAGCGAACGTCGACCAGGTCACCGAAGCCTTCCGGATCATTCTGGCTGATGACAATGTGAAAGCGGTTCTGGTGAATATTTTCGGCGGGATCATGAAGTGTGATACGATCGTGACCGCGTTACTGGAAGCTTATGAAAAGGTTGGTTTCACGGTACCCCTGGTGGTACGACTGGAAGGGACCAACGTGGATACCGCCCGGAAGATGCTGGCAGAGAGTGGTCGGGATATTATTTCCGCAAACGACCTGACCGACGCCGCTCAGAAGGTTGTGGCCACTTTGAGTTCTTAG
- the sucD gene encoding succinate--CoA ligase subunit alpha yields the protein MSILVTEKTRVICQGITGKSGLFHSQQCREYGTPLLGGVTPGKGGTEVDGFPVFNTVEEAVEKTGANTSLIFVPPPFCGEAIMEAADAGIELIIAITEGVPVTDMVRVMEYLKDKPSRLIGPNCPGVITPGIAKIGIMPGYIHTPGSVGLISKSGTLTYEAAWQLGNIGLGQSTAIGIGGDPIIGTTFIDLLEMFQNDPATESIMLIGEIGGTAEIEAAEYIKEHVTKPVAGFIAGKTAPPGKRMGHAGAIISGGSGTADEKIAALEAAGVVVAESPADMGAAVKRAIEKAS from the coding sequence ATGAGTATTTTAGTTACTGAAAAGACACGCGTCATTTGCCAGGGGATCACCGGTAAATCCGGGCTGTTCCACAGCCAGCAGTGCCGGGAATATGGCACACCTCTGCTGGGGGGCGTGACTCCCGGCAAAGGGGGAACCGAGGTTGATGGTTTCCCGGTATTCAACACCGTGGAAGAAGCGGTTGAAAAGACCGGTGCCAACACCAGCCTGATTTTCGTGCCGCCTCCGTTCTGTGGCGAAGCGATCATGGAAGCCGCTGATGCGGGTATCGAACTGATCATCGCGATCACCGAAGGTGTGCCTGTCACCGATATGGTACGGGTGATGGAATACCTGAAAGACAAGCCGAGCCGCCTGATTGGTCCCAACTGCCCGGGTGTGATTACTCCCGGGATCGCCAAGATCGGCATTATGCCCGGTTACATTCATACGCCCGGTTCTGTTGGCCTGATCAGCAAGAGTGGTACGCTGACTTACGAAGCGGCCTGGCAGCTGGGTAACATTGGTCTGGGACAGAGCACGGCGATCGGTATTGGTGGTGACCCGATTATCGGGACGACCTTCATCGATCTTTTGGAGATGTTCCAGAATGATCCTGCGACCGAGTCGATCATGCTGATCGGTGAGATCGGGGGAACCGCTGAAATCGAAGCAGCGGAATACATCAAAGAGCATGTGACCAAGCCGGTTGCCGGTTTCATCGCCGGTAAAACCGCTCCTCCCGGAAAACGGATGGGGCACGCTGGTGCGATTATCAGCGGCGGTAGCGGTACAGCGGATGAGAAGATTGCCGCTCTGGAAGCAGCCGGTGTTGTTGTGGCGGAAAGCCCGGCAGACATGGGTGCTGCGGTCAAGCGGGCGATTGAGAAAGCCTCTTAA